The following proteins are co-located in the Colletotrichum lupini chromosome 4, complete sequence genome:
- a CDS encoding ornithine decarboxylase, translated as MVMATAAIEHFAPATINYASTYHQPILKTSHFADRPVKHGVINPKQLIGDALRQRVESIDHEICEPGDEDTFFVGDLGEVYRQHMRWKLNLPRVKPFYAVKCNPDPKVLQLLAALGTGFDCASKTEIDQVLSMGTAPERIIYAQPCKTNSYVRHVKAMGVKQMTFDNADELRKIAKLFPEAELYLRIMTDDESSLCRLSMKFGAAKEATNELLGVAKDLGLNVVGVSFHVGSGASDPMAFYKAVYDAYEVFEQARAYGFEMKTLDIGGGFCGDTFEDMAAVLRGALDEYFPASSNVNIIAEPGRYYVSAAFTIACNIIARRTVDDPSLGEKRYMVYVNDGLYGNFSSIMFDHQHPVAKVLRAGPVTMYDTGAANACPDGEGIRYSVWGPTCDGIDRITETISFEHELDVGDWLYFEDMGAYTKCSATKFNGFPDSHDVLYVCSEPGAKALLNM; from the exons ATGGTTATGGCAACAGCCGCGATCGAGCACTTTGCACCAGCTACTATCAATTATGCTAGTACCTACCACCAACCGATCCTCAAAACATCGCACTTTGCCGATCGCCCCGTCAAACATGGAGTGATCAACCCCAAGCAGCTGATTGGCGATGCTCTCCGCCAGCGTGTCGAGAGCATCGACCATGAGATTTGTGAACCAGGCGACGAAGACACCTTCTTCGTCGGTGATCTCGGCGAGGTCTACCGCCAGCACATGCGCTGGAAGCTCAACCTGCCCCGCGTCAAGCCCTTTTATG CCGTCAAGTGCAACCCCGACCCCAAGGTCCTGCAGCTCCTCGCTGCCCTCGGCACCGGCTTCGACTGCGCCTCCAAGACGGAGATTGACCAGGTCCTCAGCATGGGCACCGCCCCGGAGCGCATCATCTACGCCCAGCCCTGCAAGACCAACTCGTACGTCCGCCACGTCAAGGCCATGGGCGTCAAGCAAATGACCTTTGACAACGCCGACGAGCTGCGCAAGATCGCCAAGCTCTTCCCCGAGGCCGAGCTGTACCTCCGCATCATGACCGACGACGAGTCGAGCCTGTGCCGCCTGAGCATGAAGTTCGGCGCCGCAAAGGAGGCCACCAACGAGCTCCTCGGCGTCGCAAAGGACCTCGGCCTCAACGTCGTCGGCGTCAGCTTCCACGTCGGCTCCGGTGCCTCCGACCCCATGGCCTTTTACAAGGCCGTCTACGACGCCTACGAGGTCTTTGAGCAAGCGCGCGCCTACGGCTTCGAGATGAAGACGCTCGACATTGGCGGCGGCTTTTGCGGCGACACCTTTGAGGATATGGCCGCCGTCCTCCGCGGCGCCCTCGACGAGTACTTCCCCGCCAGCAGCAACGTCAACATCATTGCCGAGCCGGGCCGCTACTACGTCTCGGCCGCCTTCACCATTGCCTGCAACATCATCGCCCGCCGCACCGTCGACGACCCGTCCCTCGGCGAGAAGCGCTACATGGTCTACGTCAACGACGGCCTCTACGGCAACTTCTCCAGCATCATGTTTGACCACCAGCACCCCGTCGCCAAGGTCCTCCGCGCCGGCCCCGTCACAATGTACGACACCGGCGCCGCCAACGCCTGCCCGGACGGCGAGGGCATCCGCTACTCCGTCTGGGGCCCCACCTGCGACGGCATCGACCGCATCACCGAGACCATCTCGTTTGAGCACGAGCTCGACGTCGGCGACTGGCTCTACTTTGAGGACATGGGCGCCTACACCAAATGCTCCGCCACAAAGTTCAACGGCTTCCCCGACTCGCACGACGTTTTGTACGTCTGCAGTGAGCCCGGCGCCAAGGCCCTGCTCAACATGTAG
- a CDS encoding protein phosphatase 2A regulatory B subunit — protein sequence MKRFSQRVHAQLSRGKDPNKPKKNKDAKDGTASPGGAGSGRDANQSPNPTPSSSTTNLADARNKPLPPNNAGGEHGTANQPSPLSNQQGADRFSSAGAAQGANGAGSPGRHGTLPPTVIISPSAPHVPPPGAAETMPHDLAPPKAGTKSLMFDRLHQTPKDVPEGLRTPKRQHSSRFDISAHRELEKLPGFHEVPPNRRQELFMQKIDQCNVIFDFNDASGDMKSKEIKRLALHELLDYVANNRQVITEPMYPRVVEMFAKNLFRPIPPPMNPQGEAFDPEEDEPVLEVAWPHIQVVYEFFLRFIESQDFNTNIAKAYIDHSFVLQLLELFDSEDPRERDFLKTTLHRIYGKFLNLRSFIRRSINNVFFQFTYETERFNGIAELLEILGSIINGFALPLKEEHKTFLTRVLIPLHKVKSLSMYHPQLAYCIVQFLEKDASLTEEVVLGLLRYWPKVNSTKEVMFLNEVEDIFEVMDPAEFAKVQEPLFHQLAKSVASPHFQVAERALYFWNNEYFCNLVSDNVEIILPIMFAPLYENSKGHWNRTIHGMVYNAMKLFMEINPQLFDDCSHDYTEQQNSAAAREALRERKWASITDQAEQRRSANGAPTAGRAHAGSLSRVDEVDGTEDNQKRLDSLNLQDGDRRDRRQEQQDSDAEENGEVKAEADEES from the exons ATGAAGCGCTTCAGCCAGAGGGTG CATGCTCAGCTCTCGCGCGGCAAAGACCCCAATAAGCCTAAGAAGAACAAGGACGCCAAAGATGGCACCGCATCCCCCGGCGGTGCTGGCTCAGGCAGAGATGCCAACCAGTCACCCAACCCGACGCCCTCGTCCTCCACCACGAACCTCGCCGATGCCCGCAACAAGCCCCTGCCTCCTAACAACGCCGGCGGAGAGCACGGCACCGCGAACCAGCCCTCTCCATTGAGCAACCAGCAAGGTGCCGACCGCTTCAGCTCTGCGGGTGCTGCCCAAGGTGCTAACGGGGCAGGTTCTCCAGGCCGTCATGGAACTTTGCCGCCTACCGTCATCATCAGCCCCAGTGCTCCG CACGTCCCACCTCCCGGTGCCGCAGAGACCATGCCGCACGATCTCGCGCCCCCCAAGGCCGGCACCAAGTCGCTCATGTTCGATCGCCTCCACCAGACTCCCAAGGACGTCCCCGAGGGTCTCAGGACACCCAAGCGACAGCACTCTTCACGATTCGACATCTCTGCTCACCGCGAGCTCGAGAAGCTCCCCGGCTTCCACGAGGTGCCCCCTAACCGCCGCCAGGAGCTGTTTATGCAAAAGATTGACCAGTGCAACGTCATCTTTGACTTTAACGATGCCAGCGGTGACATGAAGTCCAAGGAGATCAAGCGATTGGCGCTCCACGAGCTGCTCGACTACGTTGCTAACAACCGCCAAGTCATTACGGAACCCATGTACCCCAGAGTCGTCGAGATGTTCGCCAAGAACCTCTTCCGCCCTATCCCCCCGCCGATGAACCCCCAGGGCGAAGCGTTCGATCCCGAGGAAGACGAGCCCGTCCTGGAGGTTGCATGGCCCCATATCCAGGTCGTCTACGAGTTCTTCCTCCGATTCATCGAGAGCCAAGACTTCAATACCAACATTGCCAAAGCCTACATTGACCACAGCTTCGTCCTCCAGCTGCTGGAGCTCTTCGACTCCGAGGACCCGCGCGAGAGGGACTTCCTCAAGACGACCCTGCACCGAATCTACGGCAAATTCCTCAACCTCCGCTCCTTTATCCGCCGCTCCATCAACAACGTCTTTTTCCAGTTCACATACGAAACGGAACGATTCAACGGTATCGCCGAGCTTTTGGAGATTCTGGGTTCCATTATCAACGGATTCGCCCTGCCGCTGAAGGAGGAGCACAAGACCTTCTTGACAAGGGTGCTGATACCATTGCACAAAGTCAAGAGTCTGAGCATGTACCACCCGCAGCTGGCATACTGCATTGTCCAGTTCCTCGAAAAGGACGCGTCGCTGACGGAAGAG GTCGTGCTCGGCCTCTTGCGATACTGGCCCAAGGTCAACAGCACAAAAGAGGTTATGTTCCTTAACGAGGTCGAAGACATCTTCGAAGTTATGGATCCAGCCGAATTTGCCAAGGTCCAGGAGCCTCTGTTCCACCAGCTCGCCAAGTCTGTAGCCAGCCCTCACTTCCAGGTCGCAGAGCGAGCGCTCTACTTTTGGAACAACGAGTACTTTTGCAACCTGGTCAGCGACAACGTCGAGATTATCCTGCCCATCATGTTTGCGCCGCTCTATGAGAATTCAAAGGGCCACTGGAACCG CACCATCCACGGCATGGTGTACAACGCCATGAAGCTGTTCATGGAGATTAACCCCCAACTATTCGATGACTGCTCTCACGACTACACCGAGCAACAGAACAGCGCCGCGGCCAGAGAAGCCTTGCGCGAGAGGAAATGGGCTTCCATCACAGACCAGGCCGAGCAAAGACGATCAGCAAACGGCGCACCGACCGCGGGTAGAGCCCACGCTGGATCCCTTTCCCGCGTCGACGAGGTTGACGGCACCGAAGACAACCAGAAGCGTCTAGATTCTCTTAATCTGCAGGATGGAGATCGCAGGGATCGTCGGCAAGAGCAACAAGACTCG GACGCGGAAGAGAACGGCGAAGTCAAGGCCGAGGCGGACGAGGAGTCATGA
- a CDS encoding endonuclease/Exonuclease/phosphatase gives MNKNGESAAAPGPSPPRTISPAPKPEFLRDAKASSESLQSLPIPPRPRERASISAPSLPPPLHEPVPRSPGRSLGVPPTLKPEPVKAPSVLIEPPQSPPKNSISRFSIAEAPAFLNAADSGSSTPTTPTTSRAFKIPSRPHTPSLDPRRSPRLSASQPPSPPPPRRSGEIRRDHKPAVPPPINRAEKPSMRDQPKAPYYADHQIGAAEIRGKLREETSPFSSPPGSPDSIHEPAPPTLPTRPKALATLTEPPPPQRGRPIDVGFAPPPVHHSIMTKRNQREQETNGFIRGQITPQITGDRPNVPALPARPQTVAEPPPRPPVTMKPPPRPPRAGGINTHVASHSVSHSVDFQPPPKRIVSTPTTTHLPPPSRLPGRANTVTDRTSPRPPPPQPPQPVQHVQHVQHVQPAQPPPPPEPTVSLIPSSNTSKVEINGNIPNFPDPANVNRRPPYIKHGMHEIQTKYDPRTFDVCGDLICTTGHLTRVWNLRDGELLMSFAHGEGIKATTVAFKPGLNVDEEGKRLWIGNNFGELMEADIATQSVVANKPGAHGRHEVVKIYRHFNEMWSLDENGGLLVWAPDEETGTPNLTNNAHQAFRLPKGHSFSMVVGDELWHATGKEIRVFAPSSDGQTQFQVLVRALAQDTAGEVTSGTRVRSQPNKVFFGHADGKVSIYNTQDFSCLGLVNLSSWKINTLAGVGDHLWAGFNTGKIGVYDMEPTPWAQKKDWQAHEKNPVVKLVSDASSCYRLDRHQVISLGADNMLRVWDGLLQDDWHEAEMKAMDTQYCEFQDLKVLCMTWNAGASTPHSLRYAQEDAEFIKSLLTSNSSPDILIFGFQELVDLEDKTATAKRFLKVKKKEGSDQERMSHQYRDWRDFLLKSLDDYMPPDCLYHLLHTATLVGLFTCIFVKSTLRDRIQNLSAAEVKRGMGGLHGNKGAIVVRFMVDDSSMCFINCHLAAGQSQANSRHNDIAAILEAQILPPERDPSARLDSYVGGGDGTMILDHELCLLNGDLNYRIDTMSRDTVVIAVKQNNLAKLLERDQLLVARRRNPAFKLRAFEEMPITFAPTYKYDVGTDNYDTSEKKRSPAWCDRLLYRGGGRIKQVDYKRHEVRVSDHRPVTGRFKFTVKKIQPKARAMAWMDCQQRFEDLKWTEVDNDKMAYLTNVIGYDEATARSIIRPEAAARPEKGESRKERMDRMMQNQKHTLEASHDFFFILAFNGAA, from the exons ATGAACAAGAACGGCGAATCTGCCGCCGCGCCTGGCCCCTCCCCGCCCCGAACCATCTCTCCGGCCCCGAAGCCAGAGTTCCTTCGAGATGCGAAAGCCTCCTCCGAAAGCCTTCAGAGCCTCCCAATTCCCCCGAGACCCCGCGAGCGCGCGAGCATCTCGGCACCGTCACTCCCGCCTCCTCTTCACGAGCCCGTCCCTCGCTCACCCGGCCGCTCCCTCGGTGTCCCTCCCACCTTGAAACCGGAGCCCGTCAAGGCTCCTTCGGTCCTGATAGAACCGCCTCAGTCACCGCCAAAGAACTCTATCTCGAGGTTCTCCATCGCCGAGGCACCGGCCTTCTTAAACGCCGCCGACTCCGGCTCTTCCACCCCCACCACGCCAACCACTTCGCGAGCCTTCAAGATCCCAAGCAGGCCGCACACCCCTTCGCTCGATCCGCGACGTTCACCGAGGTTGTCTGCTTCACAGCCGCCttcaccaccgccgccgagaCGATCTGGCGAGATACGGAGGGACCACAAGCCCGCCGTGCCCCCGCCAATCAACCGTGCCGAAAAGCCGTCGATGCGAGACCAGCCCAAGGCtccctactacgcagatcaCCAAATCGGGGCTGCTGAAATCAGGGGCAAGCTCAGGGAAGAGACGTCTCCCTTTAGCAGCCCGCCTGGAAGCCCCGATAGTATCCACGAACCGGCCCCTCCAACTCTCCCCACCAGGCCAAAGGCGCTCGCAACGCTGACGGAACCACCGCCGCCCCAGAGAGGCAGACCGATAGATGTTGGGTTCGCGCCGCCCCCCGTTCACCATTCCATCATGACCAAGAGGAACCAGCGGGAGCAGGAGACGAATGGATTCATCAGGGGTCAGATCACTCCGCAGATTACGGGTGACCGGCCTAATGTACCCGCTCTTCCCGCAAGACCGCAGACCGTTGCGGAGCCTCCGCCGCGGCCGCCCGTCACGATGAAACCGCCTCCGCGGCCTCCAAGAGCGGGCGGCATCAACACCCACGTTGCCAGCCACTCCGTCAGTCATTCGGTCGACTTCCAGCCCCCGCCTAAGCGAATCGTCTCGACCCCGACAACAACACATCTTCCGCCGCCATCACGGCTACCGGGGCGTGCGAATACAGTCACGGACCGGACGTCACCGCGTCCGCCGCCTCCTCAACCACCTCAGCCAGTTCAACATGTTCAGCATGTACAACATGTACAGCCTGCGCAgcctccaccaccacccgAGCCGACTGTGTCTCTTATTCCCTCCAGCAACACGTCAAAGGTCGAGATCAACGGCAACATACCAAACTTCCCTGACCCCGCAAACGTCAACCGACGACCGCCCTACATCAAACACGGCATGCACGAAATCCAGACCAAGTACGATCCGAGAACCTTCGACGTGTGCGGCGATCTCATCTGTACGACTGGCCATCTGACACGAGTGTGGAACCTCCGAGACGGCGAGCTGTTGATGAGTTTTGCTCACGGCGAAGGTATCAAGGCCACGACGGTGGCTTTCAAACCCGGCTTGAATGTGGACGAGGAAGGAAAGAGACTGTGGATTGGAAACAACTTTGGCGAGCTGATGGAAGCCGACATTGCAACGCAAAGCGTGGTCGCGAATAAGCCAGGGGCTCACGGCCGGCACGAGGTTGTCAAGATTTACCGCCACTTCAACGAGATGTGGTCGTTGGATGAGAATGGCGGCTTGCTCGTCTGGGCCCCGGATGAAGAGACTGGAACGCCAAATCTGACCAATAATGCGCACCAGGCATTCCGCCTCCCCAAGGGCCATTCATTCTCCATGGTTGTTGGTGACGAGCTGTGGCACGCGACAGGCAAAGAGATCCGCGTCTTTGCGCCATCGTCAGACGGACAAACCCAATTCCAAGTGTTGGTCCGCGCTCTGGCCCAGGACACGGCGGGCGAGGTGACGTCGGGAACGCGAGTGCGGTCACAGCCGAACAAGGTATTCTTTGGCCACGCCGATGGCAAGGTATCCATCTACAACACGCAGGACTTTTCGTGTCTGGGCCTCGTCAACTTGAGTTCGTGGAAGATCAACACTCTCGCGGGGGTGGGCGATCACCTCTGGGCAGGATTCAACACGGGTAAGATTGGTGTCTATGACATGGAGCCCACGCCCTGGGCACAAAAGAAGGACTGGCAGGCACACGAGAAGAACCCCGTCGTGAAGCTCGTCTCGGATGCATCGAGTTGTTACAGGCTGGATCGCCACCAGGTCATCTCTCTCGGTGCCGACAACATGCTTCGCGTTTGGGACGGTCTGCTGCAGGACGATTGGCACGAAGCGGAGATGAAGGCCATGGACACACAGTACTGCGAGTTCCAAGATCTCAAGGTGCTGTGCATGACGTGGAATGCGGGTGCTTCAACACCCCACAGCCTGCGATACGCACAAGAAGATGCCGAGTTTATCAAGAGCCTGCTCACGTCCAACAGTTCGCCAGATATTCTAATCTTTGGGTTCCAGGAGCTCGTGGACCTGGAAGACAAAACCGCAACAGCTA AACGCTTCCTCAaggtgaagaagaaggagggcTCGGACCAGGAGCGCATGAGCCATCAGTATCGCGACTGGAGAGACTTCCTCCTCAAGAGCCTCGACGACTACATGCCTCCGGACTGTCTGTATCACCTGCTCCACACCGCCACGCTGGTCGGGCTGTTCACCTGCATCTTTGTTAAGTCGACGCTAAGAGATCGGATCCAGAACCTCAGCGCGGCAGAAGTCAAGCGAGGTATGGGAGGTCTTCATGGCAACAAGGGCGCAATCGTCGTGCGGTTCATGGTGGATGACTCATCCATGTGCTTCATCAACTGTCACTTGGCAGCGGGTCAGTCGCAGGCCAATAGTCGCCACAACGACATCGCCGCCATTCTCGAGGCACAAATCCTGCCGCCCGAGCGAGACCCTAGCGCTCGCCTCGACAGCTATGTCGGCGGCGGAGACGGCACCATGATCCTGGACCACGAGCTGTGCCTGCTCAACGGCGATCTGAACTATCGCATCGACACCATGTCGCGCGACACGGTCGTCATCGCAGTGAAGCAGAACAACCTCGCCAAGCTTCTCGAGCGAGACCAGCTTCTAGTGGCCAGGCGGCGCAACCCTGCCTTCAAGCTCCGCGCGTTTGAAGAGATGCCCATTACATTTGCCCCGACGTACAAGTACGACGTCGGAACGGACAACTACGACACGAGCGAGAAGAAGCGTTCCCCCGCGTGGTGCGATCGGCTGCTCTACCGCGGTGGTGGCAGGATCAAGCAGGTGGACTACAAACGACACGAAGTGCGCGTCTCTGATCATCGACCTGTCACGGGCAGATTCAAGTTTACGGTCAAGAAGATCCAGCCCAAGGCGCGGGCGATGGCGTGGATGGACTGCCAGCAGAGATTCGAGGACCTCAAATGGACCGAGGTCGACAATGACAA GATGGCATACCTGACGAATGTCATTGGCTATGACGAAGCCACGGCGCGGAGCATCATCCGTCCTGAAGCGGCCGC GAGGCCGGAAAAAGGGGAATCACGAAAGGAGAGGATGGATCGCATGATGCAAAACCAAAAACACACTCTTGAAGCGTCCCACGACTTTTTTTTCATTTTGGCATTTAATGGCGCAGCTTag
- a CDS encoding peptidase M16C associated: protein MLRNAVNTAKKAVTELSQYPKPGDKLHGFTLLRTKHVPELELTALHLQHDKTGADYLHIARDDSNNVFSIGFKTNPPDDTGVPHILEHTTLCGSQRYPIRDPFFKMLPRTLSNFMNAFTASDHTFYPFATTNSQDFKNLMSVYMDATLHPLLKESDYTQEGWRIGPENPQAANGEESDLVFKGVVYNEMKGQMSDAGYLFYIRFQDHIFPDINNSGGDPQKITDLTYEQLRKFHAEHYHPSNAKLFTYGDMPLSDHLQEVNAQLSAFERIQEDKTIHQPINLASGPREVTVKGPLDPLVDPDRQYKTSVSWIMGDSSDVVESFSLALLSTLLMDGYGSPLYRGLIEAGLGTDFSPNAGYDSSAKLGIFSIGLTGVQEADVPKLKAEVQRILQEVRQKGFDRTKIDGSLHQLELALKHKTANFGMSMLHRLKPKWFTGVDPFDSLAWNDTISAFETALAKGGYLESLIDKYLLNDNTLSFTMLPSTTFSEDLAREEKERLASKIKQASQEAGGDEAARKKFEQRELDLLVEQGKSNTEDLSCLPTVHVKDIPRSKEPVVVRDETANGVKIQWREAPTNGLTYFRAINSLENLPDELRELIPLFSDSIMRLGTKDMSMEQLEDLIKLKTGGVSVGYHSTPSPTDFHQASEGLMFTGMALDRNVPVMFDILRKLVQDTDFDSPEAALRIRQLLQASADGVVNDIASSGHQYARGFAEAGLTRNAWFRQQIGGLSQVKLVTSLANRPETDGLADVIDKLKQIQKIALAGGNFRTALTCGAESTGANLNALTSFMSTLPKDLPLPSTQKPATLQKNIKSFFPLPYQVYYGSLAVPTVSYTHADGAPLQILAQLLTHKHLHHEIREKGGAYGGGAYSRGLDGLFGFYSYRDPNPQNTLSIMRNAGRWAADKAWADRDLEEAKISVFQGVDAPQSVNSEGMGRFTSGITEEMKQTRREQLLDVSKDQVREVAQKYIVEALAKEEERVAFLGEKRPWVDGTWKIHEMDIGSE, encoded by the exons ATGCTGCGCAACGCCGTCAACACGGCCAAGAAAGCCGTGACCGAGCTCTCCCAGTACCCCAAGCCCGGCGACAAGCTCCATGGCTTCACACTCCTGAGGACAAAGCACGTGCCGGAGCTGGAGCTGACGGCTCTTCACCTGCAACACGACAAGACTGGCGCAGACTACCTACACATTGCCCGCGACGACAGCAACAATGTCTTCTCCATCGGCTTCAAGACGAACCCTCCCGACGACACGGGTGTGCCCCATATCCTGGAGCACACCACGCTGTGCGGCAGTCAGAG ATATCCCATTCGCGATCCCTTCTTCAAGATGCTGCCGAGGACGCTGTCCAATTTCATGAACGCCTTCACGGCATCGGACCACACCTTTTACCCGTTTGCGACAACCAACTCCCAGGACTTCAAGAACCTCATGTCGGTATACATGGACGCGACACTGCATCCGCTGCTCAAGGAGTCCGACTACACCCAGGAGGGATGGCGCATCGGACCGGAGAACCCGCAGGCCGCCAACGGCGAGGAGAGCGACCTCGTTTTCAAGGGCGTCGTCTACAACGAGATGAAGGGCCAGATGTCGGACGCCGGCTACCTGTTCTACATTCGGTTCCAGGACCACATCTTCCCCGATATCAACAACTCTGGCGGCGACCCGCAAAAGATCACCGACCTAACGTACGAGCAGCTGCGCAAGTTCCACGCGGAGCACTACCACCCGAGCAACGCGAAGCTGTTCACGTACGGAGACATGCCCCTGTCGGACCACCTGCAAGAGGTCAACGCCCAGCTCAGCGCGTTCGAGAGGATACAGGAGGACAAGACGATTCACCAGCCGATCAATCTGGCCTCCGGGCCTAGAGAGGTCACCGTGAAGGGCCCTCTCGACCCCCTGGTAGACCCCGACAGGCAGTACAAGACGTCCGTCTCGTGGATCATGGGAGACTCGTCCGACGTTGTCGAGTCCTTTTCCCTCGCGCTGCTCTCTACTCTGTTGATGGACGGCTACGGATCTCCCCTGTACCGCGGGCTGATCGAGGCCGGTCTCGGCACAGACTTTAGCCCCAACGCCGGCTACGACAGCTCCGCCAAGCTGGGCATCTTCTCCATCGGCTTGACCGGTGTCCAGGAGGCCGACGTGCCCAAGCTCAAGGCCGAAGTTCAGCGCATCCTCCAGGAAGTCCGGCAAAAGGGGTTCGACAGAACAAAGATTGACGGATCCCTCCACCAGCTGGAGCTGGCGTTGAAGCACAAGACGGCCAACTTTGGCATGTCGATGCTCCACAGACTCAAGCCCAAGTGGTTCACGGGCGTCGACCCCTTTGACTCGTTGGCGTGGAACGACACCATTTCGGCCTTTGAGACTGCGCTCGCCAAGGGCGGGTACCTGGAAAGCCTGATTGACAAGTACCTGTTGAACGACAACACCCTGTCCTTCACCATGTTGCCGTCAACCACGTTTAGCGAAGACCTCGCGcgcgaggagaaggagaggcTGGCGTCCAAGATCAAGCAGGCTTCCCAGGAAGCTGGCGGCGACGAGGCGGCCCGCAAGAAGTTTGAGCAGCGCGAGCTGGACCTCCTTGTCGAGCAGGGCAAGTCCAACACGGAAGACCTGAGCTGTCTGCCGACGGTCCACGTCAAGGACATCCCCCGAAGCAAGGAGCCCGTGGTTGTGCGCGACGAGACGGCCAACGGCGTCAAGATCCAGTGGCGCGAGGCCCCGACTAACGGCCTCACCTACTTCAGGGCCATCAACAGCCTGGAGAACCTGCCAGACGAGCTCAGAGAGTTGATCCCCCTCTTCTCCGACAGCATCATGCGCCTCGGCACCAAGGATATGTCCATGGAGCAGCTCGAGGACCTGATCAAGCTCAAGACGGGAGGCGTGTCTGTCGGGTACCACTCGACGCCTTCGCCCACCGACTTCCACCAGGCGAGCGAGGGGCTGATGTTTACGGGCATGGCGCTGGACAGAAACGTCCCCGTTATGTTTGACATATTGCGCAAGCTCGTGCAAGACACGGATTTCGACAGCCCGGAGGCCGCCCTGCGCATCAGACAGCTGCTCCAGGCATCTGCCGACGGCGTGGTCAACGATATTGCCTCATCCGGCCACCAGTACGCCCGCGGGTTCGCGGAAGCCGGACTCACGCGGAACGCCTGGTTCAGACAGCAGATTGGCGGCCTCTCGCAGGTCAAGCTCGTCACGTCGCTTGCCAATCGTCCCGAAACGGATGGTCTGGCGGACGTCATTGACAAGCTCAAGCAGATCCAGAAAATCGCGCTCGCCGGTGGTAACTTCCGCACCGCGCTCACCTGCGGGGCAGAGAGCACGGGCGCCAACCTCAACGCCCTGACTAGCTTCATGTCGACCCTCCCCAAGGACCTGCCCCTGCCGTCGACCCAGAAGCCAGCGACGCTGCAGAAGAACATCAAGTCCTTCTTCCCGTTACCGTACCAGGTCTATTACGGTTCGCTGGCGGTGCCCACCGTCTCGTACACGCATGCCGATGGCGCGCCGCTGCAGATCCTGGCGCAGCTCCTCACGCACAAGCACCTCCACCACGAGATCCGCGAAAAGGGCGGCGCCTACGGCGGCGGGGCGTACTCGAGGGGACTGGACGGCCTCTTTGGGTTCTACTCGTACCGCGACCCCAACCCGCAGAACACACTCTCCATCATGCGCAACGCCGGCCGCTGGGCCGCGGACAAGGCGTGGGCGGACCGCGACCTCGAGGAGGCCAAGATTTCCGTGTTCCAGGGCGTCGACGCGCCCCAGTCGGTCAACTCGGAGGGCATGGGCCGGTTCACGTCCGGCATCACAGAGGAGATGAAGCAGACGCGCCGCGAGCAGCTGCTTGACGTCTCCAAGGACCAGGTGCGCGAGGTGGCGCAAAAGTATATTGTCGAGGCCCTCgccaaggaggaggagagagTCGCCTTCTTGGGCGAGAAGCGCCCGTGGGTGGACGGCACCTGGAAGATTCACGAGATGGACATTGGTTCCGAGTGA